In the Eptesicus fuscus isolate TK198812 chromosome 12, DD_ASM_mEF_20220401, whole genome shotgun sequence genome, one interval contains:
- the PAX1 gene encoding paired box protein Pax-1: MKFTLGLGSREWRVSWERAAAAAAAGRGTGGRAPGGAAQRVASPRPGRPGSRLARALPLCLSRGSGSRALPYCAGPSPGRPGARQLAGPRAMEQTYGEVNQLGGVFVNGRPLPNAIRLRIVELAQLGIRPCDISRQLRVSHGCVSKILARYNETGSILPGAIGGSKPRVTTPNVVKHIRDYKQGDPGIFAWEIRDRLLADGVCDKYNVPSVSSISRILRNKIGSLAQPGPYETSKQPPPQPALPYNHIYQYPYPSPVSPTGAKMGSHHGVPGAAGHVSIPRSWPSAHSVSNILGIRTFMEQTGALAGSEGATYSPKMEEWASVNRTAFPATSAVNGLDKQALEADIKYTQSASGLSAVGGFLPACAYPASSQHSVYSSPAGGYLAPGPPWPPAQAPPLASPGASLTVPGGELAAAMTFKHPSREVVDRKPPSPGGKAPDSLSSLHGLPIPASTS; encoded by the exons ATGAAGTTCACCCTGGGCCTGGGGTCGCGGGAGTGGAGAGTGTCTTGggagcgggcggcggcggcggcggcggcgggccggGGGACTGGCGGCAGGGCGCCCGGCGGCGCGGCACAGCGCGTTGCAAGCCCGCGGCCCGGCCGCCCCGGCTCTCGGCTCGCGCGCGCCCTCCCTCTATGCCTCTCCCGCGGCAGCGGCTCCCGAGCTCTCCCGTACTGCGCCGGGCCCAGCCCCGGCCGCCCCGGCGCCAGGCAGCTGGCGGGCCCGCGCGCCATGG AGCAGACGTACGGCGAGGTGAACCAGCTGGGCGGCGTGTTCGTCAACGGACGCCCCCTGCCCAATGCCATCCGCCTGCGCATCGTGGAGCTGGCGCAGCTGGGCATCCGACCCTGTGACATTAGCCGGCAACTTCGCGTTTCCCATGGCTGCGTGAGCAAGATCCTGGCGCGCTACAACGAGACCGGCTCCATCCTGCCTGGGGCCATCGGGGGCAGCAAACCCCGCGTCACCACCCCCAACGTAGTCAAGCATATCCGGGACTACAAGCAGGGCGACCCTGGAATCTTTGCCTGGGAGATCCGCGACCGGCTGCTGGCCGACGGCGTCTGCGACAAGTACAACGTGCCCTCGGTGAGCTCCATCAGCCGCATCCTGCGCAATAAGATCGGCAGCTTGGCGCAGCCCGGGCCCTACGAGACGAGCAAGCAGCCGCCGCCACAGCCGGCGCTGCCCTACAACCACATCTACCAGTACCCTTACCCCAGCCCCGTGTCCCCCACCGGCGCCAAGATGGGCAGCCACCACGGGGTCCCAGGCGCCGCAGGCCACGTCAGCATTCCCCGCTCTTGGCCCTCGGCGCACTCGGTCAGCAACATCCTGGGCATCCGGACGTTTATGGAGCAAACAG GGGCCCTGGCCGGGAGCGAAGGCGCCACCTACTCCCCCAAGATGGAAGAGTGGGCCAGCGTGAACCGCACGGCCTTCCCGGCCACCTCGGCAGTGAATGGGCTCGATAAACAGGCACTAGAGGCGGACATTAAATACACTCAG TCGGCCTCCGGCCTCTCCGCAGTGGGCGGCTTCCTCCCAGCCTGCGCCTACCCGGCCTCCAGCCAGCACAGCGTGTACAGCTCGCCCGCCGGGGGCTACCTCGCCCCAGGCCCGCCCTGGCCGCCCGCACAGGCTCCCCCGCTGGCGTCCCCCGGGGCCAGCCTCACGGTGCCCGGCGGGGAGCTCGCAGCGGCAATGACCTTCAAGCATCCCAGCCGAGAAG